One segment of Pasteurella skyensis DNA contains the following:
- the uvrD gene encoding DNA helicase II: MDFSLLLDGLNEKQREAVAAPVGNYLVLAGAGSGKTRVLTHRIAWLIGVENIPESNILAVTFTNKAATEMRHRIEHTLSSSNHRLFGMWVGTFHSIANRLLRSHYLDANLPQDFQIMDSEDQHRLIKRLLKLHHIDEKNFPPKQVMWYINGKKDKGLRPYQIDHQNDSNEKKLVEIYQIYQDACNRAGLLDFAELLIRAYELFKDKPLILKRYQERFPHILIDEFQDTNQIQYLWIRLLAGQSGNVIVVGDDDQSIYGWRGAEVENIQRFLEDYPNAQTIRLEQNYRSTGHILNSANALISNNKNRLGKDLWTDSGNGDPVEVYEAFNELDEARYVASQIKQWCKNDGELNECAILYRSNSQSRVMEEALIQADIPYRIYGGMRFFERQEIKDALAYLRLISNRQDDAAFERVVNTPTRGIGDRTLDILRQLTRTRQITLWQAVQVAIQEEQLSGRAANALLRFIELINALDNETTEMPLFEQTEFVINRSGLLDMYQKEKGEKGEVRIENLGELVTATRQFTKPDEAEDMTDLTAFLTHASLEAGESQASPHQDYVELMTLHSAKGLEFPRVFIVGVEEGIFPSGRSFEEDRLQEERRLAYVGITRAKKKLTLSYAENRRLYGKEERHIPSRFISELPEQHIQVVRLRGTINRPANFVKSSQHRTASTSPISQDTGWQMGQKVQHSKFGQGTIINVEGSGEQTRLQIAFVQNGIKWLIARVAKLERI, from the coding sequence ATGGATTTTTCATTATTATTAGACGGGCTGAATGAAAAGCAACGTGAAGCAGTTGCCGCTCCTGTAGGTAACTATTTAGTACTTGCTGGTGCAGGCAGTGGTAAAACCCGTGTTTTAACCCATCGTATTGCGTGGCTGATTGGTGTTGAAAATATTCCAGAATCCAATATTCTTGCAGTGACCTTTACCAATAAGGCGGCCACAGAAATGCGTCATCGTATTGAGCATACGCTTTCATCCTCTAATCATCGTTTATTTGGAATGTGGGTCGGTACATTTCACAGTATTGCAAACCGTTTATTACGTTCTCATTATCTTGATGCCAATCTTCCGCAAGATTTTCAGATTATGGATTCAGAAGATCAACATCGCTTAATTAAACGTTTACTCAAATTACATCATATTGATGAGAAAAACTTTCCTCCAAAACAAGTGATGTGGTATATCAATGGCAAAAAAGATAAAGGATTACGTCCATATCAAATCGATCATCAAAATGATAGCAATGAAAAAAAACTGGTCGAAATTTATCAAATTTATCAAGATGCCTGTAACCGTGCAGGTTTATTAGATTTTGCTGAATTATTAATTCGAGCGTATGAATTATTTAAGGACAAGCCACTGATTTTAAAACGTTATCAAGAACGCTTTCCACATATTTTAATTGATGAGTTTCAAGATACTAACCAAATCCAATACCTTTGGATTCGTCTATTAGCAGGACAATCTGGCAATGTCATTGTGGTTGGTGATGATGATCAATCCATCTATGGCTGGCGTGGTGCTGAAGTTGAAAATATTCAACGCTTTTTAGAGGATTATCCTAATGCACAAACTATTCGTCTTGAGCAGAATTACCGTTCCACAGGACATATTTTGAATAGTGCGAATGCCTTGATTTCCAATAATAAAAACCGACTAGGAAAAGATTTATGGACGGATAGTGGTAATGGTGATCCTGTTGAAGTTTATGAAGCCTTTAATGAGTTAGATGAAGCCCGTTATGTTGCTTCACAAATAAAACAATGGTGTAAAAATGACGGTGAATTAAATGAATGTGCCATCCTTTATCGCAGTAATAGCCAATCTCGTGTGATGGAAGAAGCCTTAATTCAAGCGGATATTCCTTATCGTATTTATGGTGGAATGCGATTTTTTGAACGCCAAGAAATTAAAGATGCACTAGCCTATTTACGTTTAATCTCCAATCGACAAGATGATGCGGCTTTTGAACGTGTCGTTAATACACCGACAAGAGGGATTGGGGATCGTACCCTAGATATTTTGCGACAACTGACTCGTACTCGTCAAATTACACTGTGGCAGGCAGTACAAGTCGCCATTCAAGAAGAGCAACTTTCAGGGCGTGCCGCTAATGCTCTATTACGTTTTATAGAATTAATTAATGCTTTAGACAATGAAACTACGGAAATGCCTCTTTTTGAACAAACCGAATTTGTCATCAACCGCTCAGGTTTATTAGATATGTATCAAAAAGAGAAAGGTGAGAAGGGTGAGGTTCGTATAGAAAACTTAGGGGAATTAGTGACAGCAACACGTCAGTTTACTAAGCCCGATGAAGCAGAAGATATGACGGATTTAACCGCATTCCTTACTCACGCTTCTTTAGAAGCAGGTGAATCTCAAGCCTCACCTCATCAAGATTACGTTGAGTTAATGACGTTACACTCCGCCAAAGGGCTTGAGTTTCCTCGTGTATTTATTGTAGGAGTAGAAGAAGGTATTTTCCCAAGTGGACGAAGTTTTGAAGAAGATCGCTTGCAAGAAGAACGCCGTTTGGCTTATGTGGGCATTACTCGAGCCAAGAAAAAACTCACTTTAAGCTATGCTGAAAATCGCCGTTTATACGGTAAAGAAGAACGTCATATCCCATCACGTTTTATTTCTGAATTACCAGAACAACATATTCAGGTTGTTCGTTTACGAGGAACAATTAATCGCCCTGCTAATTTTGTAAAAAGTTCACAACATCGAACCGCTTCCACCTCTCCAATATCGCAAGATACCGGTTGGCAAATGGGTCAAAAAGTTCAACATAGTAAATTTGGACAAGGAACCATTATTAATGTAGAAGGTTCTGGTGAACAAACACGCTTACAAATCGCCTTTGTGCAAAATGGGATTAAGTGGTTAATTGCAAGAGTAGCAAAACTGGAACGAATATAA
- a CDS encoding DUF2251 domain-containing protein, with product MLHLALEDELLVGQTKQVGVHSTQHENLVVIFEDDGETGYFYALNLNNVTQPVVDALHIYNVDATQERAQPRKLQICWDETGYEAYLLVNDYPHACFDFCGLVGYNHNKFPEPHPETMWRHKEITEELVKEWLKN from the coding sequence ATGTTACATTTAGCACTTGAAGATGAATTATTGGTTGGTCAAACCAAACAAGTAGGTGTGCATTCAACGCAACACGAAAATTTAGTCGTTATTTTTGAAGATGATGGCGAAACAGGTTATTTTTATGCATTGAATTTAAACAATGTCACACAACCTGTTGTCGATGCATTACATATCTACAATGTCGATGCAACACAAGAAAGAGCACAACCTCGAAAATTACAAATCTGTTGGGATGAGACTGGCTATGAAGCATATTTATTAGTGAATGATTATCCTCATGCCTGCTTCGATTTTTGTGGCTTAGTTGGATATAACCACAACAAATTCCCAGAGCCTCACCCTGAAACAATGTGGCGACACAAAGAAATTACAGAAGAATTAGTTAAAGAGTGGCTTAAAAACTAG
- the lpxB gene encoding lipid-A-disaccharide synthase, translating to MNTQNPTIALVAGEISGDILGAGLINALCLHYPDAKFIGVAGEKMQQAGCETLFDMQELSVMGLTEVIKHLPRLLKRRKQVINTMLELKPDIFIGIDAPDFNLYVENKLKQKGIKTVHYVSPSVWAWRQGRVHKIAKATNLVLALLPFEKAFYDRFNVPCKFIGHTMADAIPLKPNRSEACEKLGIDEKGRYMAILAGSRCSEIEFLAEPFLKTAQILKEKHPDLQFLVPLVNEKTQQLFEQIKAKVAPELDLIPLKGNARQAMICAEATLLASGTAALEAMLCKSPMVVGYKMKSLTHMIAKKLVKTEYYSLPNLLANAPLVPELIQSECNPENLVWHLNNYLLQDPESLKEKNELKQMFTKIHKDIQCDADMQAALAVGELLEREEH from the coding sequence ATGAATACTCAAAATCCAACCATTGCCCTTGTTGCTGGCGAAATTTCTGGCGATATTTTAGGGGCGGGTTTAATTAATGCGTTATGTTTACACTATCCTGATGCTAAATTTATTGGGGTCGCTGGTGAAAAAATGCAGCAGGCAGGTTGTGAAACCTTGTTTGATATGCAGGAGCTTTCTGTGATGGGGCTTACTGAAGTGATTAAACATTTACCTCGTTTATTAAAACGTCGTAAGCAAGTGATTAATACAATGCTGGAACTTAAACCTGATATTTTTATCGGTATTGACGCCCCTGATTTTAATTTATATGTTGAAAATAAATTAAAACAAAAAGGCATTAAAACCGTGCATTATGTTAGTCCTTCGGTTTGGGCGTGGCGACAAGGTCGAGTGCATAAAATTGCCAAAGCGACAAATCTCGTTTTAGCTTTATTGCCTTTTGAAAAGGCTTTTTACGATCGCTTTAACGTGCCTTGTAAATTTATCGGACACACAATGGCAGATGCAATTCCATTAAAACCCAATCGCAGTGAAGCTTGTGAAAAACTAGGCATTGATGAAAAAGGGCGTTATATGGCGATTTTAGCAGGTAGCCGTTGCAGTGAAATTGAATTTTTAGCAGAGCCTTTTTTAAAAACTGCTCAAATACTTAAAGAAAAACACCCTGATTTACAGTTTTTAGTTCCTTTAGTGAACGAAAAAACGCAGCAGTTATTTGAGCAAATCAAAGCAAAAGTTGCGCCTGAATTAGATCTTATTCCTTTAAAAGGTAATGCTCGCCAAGCAATGATTTGTGCAGAGGCGACATTATTAGCCTCTGGAACAGCTGCTCTTGAAGCAATGCTATGTAAATCACCAATGGTTGTTGGGTATAAAATGAAATCTCTTACTCATATGATTGCCAAAAAACTAGTGAAAACAGAGTATTACTCTTTACCTAATTTACTCGCAAATGCACCATTAGTACCAGAGCTTATTCAAAGCGAATGCAATCCTGAAAATTTAGTATGGCACTTGAATAATTATTTACTTCAAGATCCAGAAAGCTTGAAAGAGAAAAATGAATTAAAACAAATGTTTACTAAAATTCACAAAGATATTCAATGTGACGCAGATATGCAGGCTGCTTTGGCAGTAGGTGAGTTATTAGAGAGAGAAGAGCATTAA
- the gyrA gene encoding DNA topoisomerase (ATP-hydrolyzing) subunit A yields the protein MSELAKDTIPISIEDELKTSYLDYAMSVIVGRALPDVRDGLKPVHRRVLFSMDQSGNTSNKSYVKSARVVGDVIGKYHPHGDTAVYDTIVRMAQPFSLRYMLVDGQGNFGSIDGDSPAAMRYTEVRMQKITQQLLTDLDKETVDFSPNYDGKEMIPDVLPTKIPALLVNGSSGIAVGMATNIPPHNLNEVLDGCLAYMDNEEITIDELMQHIPGPDFPTAAIINGRKGIEDAYRTGRGKVYVRAKAEVETNAKGREIIAVTELPYQVNKARLIEKIAELVRDKRLEGISGVTDLSNKDGLRVEIDVKRDSVGEIVLNNLYALTQMQVTFGINMVALDHGQPKLFNLKQIIEAFVKHRREVVTRRTIFELRKARSRAHILEGLAIALANIEPVIELIRASKSKAEAQAALLSRSWELGNVAGMLEAAGVDASRPEDLPEEFGVREGQYYLSDTQAQAILELQLHRLTGLEHNKIVDEYRAILVEIGELLYILNSPERLMEVIREELEAVKEQFGDERRTEITASTADINLEDLITPEDVVVTLSHTGYVKYQPLSDYEAQRRGGKGKSATKTKDDDFVERLLVANTHDTILCFSSRGRLYQLKVYQLPQASRGARGTPIVNILPLDKEQNERITAILPIQNGDFSAEKFVVMATASGTVKKVTLDAFSKVRSNGLIALNLREGDELIGVDITEGDSEIMLFSAQGKVVRFAETAVRAMGRTATGVRGMKLALSNIELPEDDNETDVEDETSTVDLKADKIVSLVIPKEEGDILTITENGYGKRTVLTEYPIKSRNTKGVLSIKVNERNGKVVSAVQVEETDQIMLITDAGTLVRTRVHEVSLVGRNTQGVRIIRTTTDERVVGLEKVCEIEEDEADTVETVEATEVEVTETTQE from the coding sequence ATGAGCGAATTAGCCAAAGATACCATTCCCATTAGTATTGAAGATGAATTAAAAACATCTTATCTTGATTATGCAATGTCTGTGATTGTCGGACGTGCATTGCCTGATGTACGAGATGGTTTAAAGCCAGTACATCGTCGAGTACTATTTTCGATGGATCAGAGTGGTAATACATCAAATAAATCGTATGTAAAATCAGCCCGTGTGGTTGGGGATGTAATCGGTAAATATCACCCTCATGGTGACACTGCTGTTTATGACACTATTGTGCGTATGGCTCAGCCATTCTCATTACGCTATATGTTAGTGGATGGACAAGGTAACTTTGGTTCGATTGATGGCGACTCGCCTGCTGCAATGCGTTATACCGAAGTACGTATGCAGAAAATCACCCAACAATTATTAACGGATTTAGATAAAGAGACTGTGGACTTTTCGCCAAACTATGACGGCAAAGAGATGATCCCTGACGTTCTTCCAACCAAAATCCCTGCACTGTTAGTCAACGGTTCATCGGGTATTGCGGTCGGTATGGCAACCAATATTCCGCCACACAACTTAAATGAAGTGTTAGACGGCTGTTTAGCTTATATGGATAATGAAGAAATTACCATTGATGAGCTAATGCAACATATTCCAGGTCCTGACTTTCCTACTGCGGCAATTATTAACGGTCGAAAAGGGATTGAAGATGCTTATCGAACAGGGCGTGGTAAAGTTTATGTTCGAGCTAAAGCCGAAGTAGAAACCAATGCCAAAGGGCGTGAAATTATTGCGGTCACTGAATTACCTTATCAAGTAAACAAAGCCCGTTTAATTGAAAAAATTGCCGAATTAGTGCGTGATAAAAGGTTAGAGGGTATTAGTGGCGTCACGGATTTATCCAATAAAGACGGATTACGTGTTGAAATTGACGTAAAACGTGATTCTGTGGGCGAAATCGTATTAAACAACCTTTACGCTTTAACTCAAATGCAAGTCACATTTGGGATCAATATGGTTGCCCTTGATCACGGTCAGCCAAAATTATTTAACTTAAAACAAATTATTGAAGCCTTTGTTAAACATCGCCGTGAAGTGGTCACTCGTCGTACTATTTTTGAATTGCGTAAAGCACGTAGTAGAGCCCATATATTAGAAGGTTTAGCAATTGCTTTAGCCAATATCGAACCTGTGATTGAGTTAATTAGAGCGTCAAAAAGTAAAGCAGAAGCTCAAGCCGCCTTACTTTCTCGTTCGTGGGAATTGGGTAATGTAGCAGGAATGTTAGAGGCTGCAGGTGTTGATGCTTCTCGTCCTGAAGACTTACCAGAAGAATTTGGGGTGCGTGAAGGACAATACTATTTATCAGATACCCAAGCTCAAGCAATCTTAGAGCTTCAACTACACCGTTTAACAGGTTTAGAACATAATAAAATTGTTGATGAATATAGAGCTATTTTAGTTGAAATTGGTGAGTTATTATATATTTTAAATAGCCCAGAGCGTTTAATGGAAGTGATCCGTGAAGAATTAGAAGCGGTTAAAGAGCAATTTGGTGATGAACGCCGTACAGAAATTACCGCAAGTACAGCAGATATTAATTTAGAAGATTTAATTACGCCAGAAGATGTAGTTGTTACCCTTTCTCATACGGGTTATGTGAAATATCAACCGCTTTCAGACTACGAAGCACAACGTCGTGGTGGTAAAGGTAAATCAGCGACCAAAACCAAAGATGATGACTTCGTAGAACGTCTGTTAGTTGCAAATACCCACGATACGATTTTATGTTTTTCAAGTCGTGGACGTTTATATCAATTAAAAGTGTACCAATTACCACAAGCCAGTCGTGGAGCAAGAGGAACACCGATTGTGAATATCTTACCATTAGATAAAGAACAAAATGAGCGTATTACTGCAATTCTACCAATCCAAAACGGCGACTTCTCTGCAGAGAAATTTGTGGTGATGGCAACCGCAAGCGGAACAGTGAAAAAAGTCACCCTTGATGCGTTTAGTAAAGTCCGTTCAAACGGTTTAATTGCCTTAAACTTACGTGAAGGTGACGAGCTAATCGGTGTGGATATTACCGAAGGCGACAGCGAAATTATGTTGTTCTCAGCACAAGGTAAAGTGGTTCGCTTTGCAGAAACTGCCGTGCGTGCAATGGGACGTACTGCAACAGGTGTTCGTGGTATGAAGCTGGCATTATCTAATATAGAATTACCAGAGGACGATAATGAAACAGATGTTGAAGATGAAACATCAACGGTTGATTTAAAAGCAGATAAGATTGTTTCTTTAGTGATACCAAAAGAAGAAGGTGATATTTTAACTATCACTGAAAATGGTTATGGTAAACGTACTGTCTTAACAGAATATCCAATTAAATCACGTAATACTAAAGGTGTGTTATCCATTAAAGTAAATGAACGTAATGGTAAAGTGGTTTCTGCTGTTCAAGTAGAAGAAACCGATCAAATTATGTTGATTACTGATGCGGGTACACTGGTTCGTACACGTGTTCACGAAGTGAGTCTTGTGGGACGTAATACGCAAGGGGTTCGTATTATTCGAACTACAACCGATGAACGAGTAGTTGGACTAGAGAAAGTCTGTGAAATTGAAGAGGATGAAGCGGATACTGTCGAAACGGTTGAAGCAACAGAAGTTGAAGTAACAGAAACTACTCAAGAATAA
- the ubiA gene encoding 4-hydroxybenzoate octaprenyltransferase yields MSNWFKTHFSQDKCLGYYQLMRLDRPIGTLLLLYPTLWALFLASNGAISFPILVIFVLGVILMRAAGCVINDYADRHIDGNVKRTHQRPLITGLVTEQEAKGLFITLLTLAFSLVLLLNSYTILLSFIAAGLAIIYPFMKRYTHLPQLILGIAFGWSIPMAFSAVNHTLPLECWILFFANLVWTIAYDTQYAMVDRDDDLRIGVKSTAILFAQYDNKIIASLQMITLLLFIALGILKSFSIMYYSILIIPTLLFIYQCKLTKKRKREACFSAFLNNNYVGVSFLCAILIEIYLK; encoded by the coding sequence ATGAGTAATTGGTTTAAAACACATTTTTCACAAGATAAGTGCTTAGGCTATTATCAACTAATGCGATTAGATAGACCTATTGGCACTTTGTTACTTCTGTATCCAACATTATGGGCGTTATTTTTAGCCTCAAATGGGGCTATCTCTTTCCCTATTTTAGTTATTTTTGTACTAGGCGTTATTCTAATGCGAGCGGCAGGCTGTGTTATTAATGATTATGCCGATCGCCATATTGATGGCAACGTTAAAAGAACTCATCAAAGACCCCTTATTACGGGGTTAGTGACAGAGCAAGAAGCCAAAGGATTATTTATCACGCTTCTTACACTGGCGTTTTCATTAGTATTATTACTTAATAGCTATACGATACTGCTTTCTTTTATTGCCGCTGGACTCGCAATCATTTATCCCTTTATGAAACGTTACACCCATCTCCCTCAATTAATATTAGGAATCGCATTTGGATGGTCAATTCCAATGGCATTCAGTGCTGTTAATCATACATTACCATTAGAATGTTGGATTCTGTTTTTCGCTAATTTAGTTTGGACAATCGCTTATGATACCCAATATGCAATGGTTGATCGTGATGATGATTTACGTATAGGTGTAAAATCCACTGCCATTCTCTTTGCTCAATACGATAATAAAATCATTGCATCATTACAAATGATTACATTATTACTCTTTATAGCACTTGGAATACTGAAATCATTCTCTATTATGTATTACAGTATTCTTATTATTCCTACACTTTTATTCATCTATCAATGTAAATTAACAAAAAAAAGAAAAAGAGAAGCCTGTTTCAGTGCTTTTCTTAATAATAACTATGTTGGTGTGAGTTTTTTATGTGCAATTTTGATAGAAATTTATCTTAAATAA